One window of Chitinispirillales bacterium ANBcel5 genomic DNA carries:
- a CDS encoding amino acid permease, with protein MPENSVATSPASTGTNTSLNSPTPGVPKKFSTFGGVFTPSILTILGVIMFMRAGFVVGHAGIFTALMVLGLSKLISILTSFSISAIATNTDVKGGGAYFLISRTLGPEFGGTIGITLFLAQTLSVPFYILGFTEALVRTADSIPFIPSLQPYFFHITSTVLLALFIVTLKGAGWAIRVQYVIMALLALSILAFMGGAALNFDAGLFQENLRPFEGTTFSFWALFAIYFPAVTGIMAGVNMSGNLKNPSRAIPLGTFAAIGVGLVIYAAQILLTGGAIERADLIDAPYDSLVSVAPFYTGFLVTIGVFCATLSSGLGSLLGAPRILQSLGQDRLLKPANFFAALNRDGEPRRALCLTFLISALVLWFARGGSEGGALNMVASLVTMLFLWTYGITNLAAFVESFSRNPSFRPRFKYFHWLPALIGAVASFGVSFLVDAPAALLATLFVVGLFVYVRRFVLEASFGDARRGFYYTRTKDHLFTLAQLPLHSKNWRPTIVVLSGNPNSRLALVKYADWLGSGRGIVTLAVMKVGQLQNMAEERTITLESLKEFTKEHKIRAFPEVLVTPDFDLGLNQFLQCTSIGPVKPNVVMLGWPGDPQRAVGFSRALKTASILNMSTVLFYDKGKPFIKPQKKGRIDIWWRGKRNGSLMVILAYLMTLNNEWAGTKIRILRVVQNAAEKSSAYEDMRLLIDSARMDIAIETILSEKPFPELLIDYSRDASVVFMGFRTPEEEEATQFIAKTGEMLKELPVTLLVCSTGEADLLS; from the coding sequence ATGCCCGAAAACTCCGTTGCTACCAGCCCGGCTTCAACCGGTACTAATACATCTCTTAATTCACCAACACCTGGGGTACCTAAAAAATTTAGCACTTTCGGTGGGGTTTTTACACCATCTATACTAACCATTCTTGGTGTGATTATGTTTATGAGGGCCGGCTTTGTGGTGGGGCATGCAGGCATATTTACTGCCCTTATGGTGCTTGGGCTTTCCAAGTTGATCAGTATTCTCACCAGTTTCTCCATTTCTGCCATTGCAACTAATACTGATGTAAAGGGTGGGGGGGCTTACTTTCTTATATCCCGCACCCTGGGGCCTGAGTTTGGCGGAACAATCGGCATAACGCTCTTTTTAGCTCAAACGCTCTCTGTGCCTTTTTATATACTTGGTTTCACTGAAGCGCTGGTGCGTACGGCCGATTCGATCCCCTTCATTCCATCACTGCAGCCCTACTTCTTTCATATCACTTCTACTGTTCTTTTGGCCCTTTTTATCGTCACACTTAAGGGAGCGGGCTGGGCAATAAGGGTTCAGTATGTGATTATGGCACTACTGGCGCTCTCTATACTGGCATTTATGGGGGGGGCAGCATTGAACTTTGATGCTGGGCTGTTTCAAGAAAATCTCAGGCCTTTTGAAGGCACGACGTTTTCCTTCTGGGCACTGTTTGCAATCTATTTTCCTGCTGTTACCGGCATAATGGCCGGGGTGAATATGTCTGGGAATCTCAAAAACCCTTCAAGAGCTATCCCTTTAGGCACATTTGCTGCAATAGGAGTTGGGCTGGTTATCTATGCTGCACAGATTCTTCTGACCGGGGGAGCTATAGAAAGGGCTGATCTGATTGATGCACCATATGACAGCCTGGTCTCTGTTGCCCCCTTCTACACCGGATTTTTAGTTACCATCGGTGTTTTTTGTGCCACCCTTTCCAGCGGTTTAGGCTCACTGCTTGGTGCTCCGCGCATACTGCAGTCTCTGGGGCAGGACAGGCTGTTAAAGCCGGCGAACTTTTTTGCAGCCCTTAACAGAGACGGAGAGCCCAGAAGAGCGTTGTGTCTTACCTTCCTCATAAGTGCACTGGTCCTATGGTTTGCCAGAGGTGGAAGTGAAGGCGGGGCATTGAATATGGTGGCTTCCTTAGTTACTATGCTCTTTTTGTGGACCTATGGAATCACCAATCTTGCCGCATTTGTTGAGTCTTTTAGCCGCAATCCCTCTTTTCGGCCCAGGTTTAAGTATTTTCACTGGCTTCCTGCACTTATCGGTGCGGTTGCAAGCTTTGGGGTTTCATTTCTGGTTGATGCGCCCGCGGCCCTGCTGGCTACACTTTTTGTGGTTGGGCTCTTTGTGTACGTGAGGAGATTTGTTCTGGAAGCTTCATTTGGTGATGCAAGACGGGGTTTTTATTATACCCGCACAAAAGATCATCTGTTCACCCTTGCACAGCTTCCGTTGCATTCAAAAAACTGGAGACCAACTATAGTCGTACTTTCCGGCAATCCTAACAGCAGGCTTGCGCTGGTAAAGTATGCAGACTGGCTTGGCAGTGGAAGAGGAATAGTGACTTTGGCAGTGATGAAAGTTGGTCAGTTGCAAAACATGGCTGAAGAGCGAACTATTACTTTGGAATCACTTAAAGAGTTTACCAAAGAGCATAAAATACGGGCATTTCCGGAAGTTTTGGTAACACCGGACTTTGACCTTGGTTTAAACCAGTTTCTCCAATGTACATCCATTGGTCCTGTTAAGCCAAATGTGGTGATGCTTGGATGGCCGGGGGATCCCCAAAGAGCCGTTGGGTTTTCACGTGCTTTAAAAACGGCATCTATTTTGAATATGAGCACAGTGTTATTCTACGATAAAGGCAAACCCTTTATAAAACCACAAAAAAAGGGTCGTATAGACATATGGTGGAGGGGCAAACGTAATGGCTCTCTTATGGTGATACTTGCATATCTGATGACCCTCAATAATGAATGGGCGGGGACGAAAATTAGGATTCTCCGTGTAGTGCAAAATGCTGCAGAAAAAAGCAGCGCCTATGAGGATATGAGATTGTTAATTGATTCGGCACGTATGGATATTGCTATTGAGACGATTCTTTCGGAAAAACCCTTCCCTGAGCTTCTTATTGACTACTCCCGAGATGCTTCGGTAGTGTTTATGGGTTTCAGGACACCTGAGGAGGAAGAGGCCACTCAGTTTATAGCTAAAACAGGGGAGATGCTAAAGGAGCTGCCTGTTACTCTGTTGGTTTGTTCTACAGGAGAAGCGGATTTGCTTTCTTGA